A genomic window from Elaeis guineensis isolate ETL-2024a chromosome 3, EG11, whole genome shotgun sequence includes:
- the LOC140856360 gene encoding uncharacterized protein, giving the protein MADKIYNIGVHRIPYLPTTACGQLSQERATSLIVEHDDESAASTQQSRIEAEVFTELMGPERYGRVRGYGVGVTPTQLSEVSRYTQHATADAQDSHVRRLEAKIQEIRQSRAAEMEEMRQSRAEMQAMRGQIDRLTSLLEMYGPSQAPDTSGIRRDSGTSRGDSDDHSPAD; this is encoded by the exons ATGGCTGATAAAATATAT AATATAGGTGTACATCGGATACCGTACCTTCCAACTACTGCATGCGGGCAGCTGTCTCAG gagagggctacatctctcattgtggagcatgacgacgagtccgcagcatctacgcagcagagccgtattgaggccgaggtgttcacagagttgatgggaccagagcgctatggccgagtgaggggttatggagtaggagtcacccccactcagttatctgaggttagtagatatacgcagcatgctacagcagatgctcaggattcacacgttcgcagactcgaggcgaagatacaggagattagacagagtcgtgccgctgagatggaggagatgcgacagagccgtgccgagatgcaggccatgaggggacagattgatcggcttacatctttattagagatgtatggcccatctcag gctcctgacACATCAGGCATCCGTCGagacagcggcacgtcacgtggagacagcgacgaccattcacctgcagattga